The proteins below are encoded in one region of Lactuca sativa cultivar Salinas chromosome 3, Lsat_Salinas_v11, whole genome shotgun sequence:
- the LOC111880268 gene encoding uncharacterized protein LOC111880268, with protein sequence MDAKKQQQSEGQKTEGLPLQDSPYTQYKDLEDYKMQGYGAHGHQQPEPGRGAAASTDAPTSGSGKLPSQSNKGNDPATTTTTTTTATDTVNKYGVP encoded by the coding sequence ATGGACGCCAAAAAGCAGCAGCAGTCCGAAGGGCAGAAAACAGAAGGTTTGCCTTTGCAAGACAGTCCGTACACGCAATACAAAGATTTGGAAGACTACAAAATGCAAGGATACGGTGCTCATGGCCACCAACAACCGGAGCCTGGCCGTGGAGCAGCCGCCTCCACTGACGCCCCCACGTCCGGCAGTGGCAAGCTTCCGTCTCAATCTAACAAGGGTAATGAtcctgccaccaccaccaccaccaccactacagcAACTGATACAGTCAACAAATACGGCGTACCTTGA